The sequence ACGTAGGGGCCTCtggggggttgaaggggtgacggtgggggtcctggaagagaGGGGGTGctttaaggggggtggggggcctgaagTGGGAGGACCCCCAGGGATGTCCGCacctgaggtgtgtgtgtgtgtgtggttggggggggggggggggggggggggaaccttttcaaaatggcagctggatatctgagttcagctccccagtgctaaaaaaaaattcgaagtgtggccgaaaccggtgagaaacttccCAGGGCCCCAAAAAATGACATAGTAAAAATATAATAATGCCATTAGATAATTTCCGATATATTTTCTTCTAAATATCAATGACAATACTGAGTTGAGATCATTGAGGCAAATTACCACCTTTACCATATGCCAGCAATTTTACAAATACTACTGAAGACTATAATTTAAGCCTCCAGCTGTCTCAATGAATTTCAGAATTTACGCACCTATTTTTAAAGAAATGTTTTGTATTGGATTTTTGAGTATATTTTGCCGTTatttacacaggatatgatatatctatatatacatAAGTAGGCATCCATTCGTGccggctatcaccaccgggctgctggagtgtcttttgggtggggatgggagtgccgccgtggtgagggcccggagggaggtccccttacaggaggcctcctccacgtgcacccactcggcttctggttcCTTGATCCTTCCCCTTACTCGCTTGgccgttgccgcccagtggtagaattgtaggtttgggagggcgagCCCCCCCcttaattttgttttttgtaagaccttctttgtgatcctagcatACTTCCcctcccatacgaacgccatgattagtttgcctgctgcttggaaaaaggccttggggatgtagatcgggatggctcTGAATAGGAACAGGTACccgggcagtacgttcattttgaacgtctggactctccccgcgagggagagtgggagtgtgttccatctttgcaggtccttttttacttcctctgtcagactggtgaggttccatttgtggatccctttccagtcatgggctatttggatccccaggtagcggaatttgtgtcgggcttgtttaaacggcagtccctttagtgctgcccccccctacttgtgggtgtaccggaagatctcgcttttgctcatgttgcgtttgtatcccgagaaggctccaaactctttcaggagcgcgatgattacgtctatgctgctttgtgggtccgaaatgtagaggagcagatcatctgcatagagtgagactctgtgctctctgccgccccttcggatccccatccagctttttgccgctctgagcgcaattgttagtggctcgatcgctagggcgaacagcagcggggacagtgggcatccttgtctggtgcccgtgcagctggaagtatcgggagttggtgttgtttgtccgtacgctcgccatgggagcgctatataggagttttacccaggaggtgaatcctgttccaagcccgaaccgctccagtacctctatgaggtatttccattcgactctgtcgaaggccttctctgtgtctagggagacaatcacctctggtgttctctccctggagggggtcattatcaaattcagcaggcgcctgatgttggaggttagctgtctacctttgataaagcccatctggtcttctgcaaccacctctggcacgcagtcttctagccttttggctagaatcttggccagcattttggcgtctgcgttcagcagtgagatgggtctgtatgacccacatttcgttgggtctttatctttcttaggtatcagcgagattgaggcctgtgttagcgtgggtggcagtgtgcccttggccagcgagtctgtgaacatctcccgcaggtgcggggccagtgctgtcgcgaatgttttgtagaagtcaccgggaatccgtccggtcccggtgccttccctgcctgcatagaGCTtctgctgtccatgatctctcccagtgctagtggtgcttccagacccTGTTTTTTACGCACCTATTTTAACTCATCATTAGATATAAGCCTCTGGCAGTGTCGTCATGACGTAACACCATTGTTGTGATGTCACAATCAGTTAGTTCATTTATAAAACCCACAGATATTTAAGATGTTGCCTAAAAGGACACCAACCATCATTGGGAAACTCCTCCAGATGCAGAGGAATTGATCAGGATAATATAAAATCAATTATGAACTCAAAAGGAGCCATCTGGAATTGATGCAGAATTTTAGAAATGGAGGGCCTGGGCCACATCTAAGAAGACAATGCAACACGTCAAGAGGCACAAAGAAGGAAGGCCTACCAAAACCAGGTCAAGGAAATTACCTGACTGTCCAGTAGTTGCAACACCTTTAAATCCATATGAGACGGTATACCAACATGATTATATATCTAAGACGTCTTGGAAGCCAGAATTGTTCCGCGATGGAGCTTGGTATGAGCATGCAAGAAATAATCCGCAACCTGATGAAATATTCATGGTGCATCATGTGAATCGAAAAGAGATCCAAAGGGTGCCCACTCCTCTCATGTATTGGACCAAACACCCGACTGAAAATGAAGTACGGAAGATACTTGGTGCTGATTTTTGCACTGAATATCAGGAAATGTTTTCAGCAGGAAATAAAAGAGTATCAAAACCCGTTCTCCCTAGACGAGTTGAGCAGAAAAAAGTAATCCCGCATCCGTTGATCACAGAGTTCCGTGATCAGTACCGTTTACCATGCTTACACAAGACCCTCATGATGAGCACTGCCCGTAATGGGAGCAATGACACCCGGGATATTCCACCAAAAGGAATAGTTCCAGCTGTGACATATGCTCACATCAAAAATCAGGAAAACAGGCAGAAGCTGACCACTTATGAAGAGTCCTATGGGGATACCCACAATGACCTTGTGTCATTTTTGAAGTCCATGGACATCGAGGCTATTCAAAGGGAACTGCAAAATTCGGATCCAAAGGAGAGAAAAGCACTAAGAAGGTTTCTGGCAAGTGTGACTGCAGGATGTCTCACTCGGCCAATAAAACCAAAGACCTGTTAATCTATGCAATGTGCCCATGGTCCTGGAACACGTCACAGGGGCTTCAAGAAAGGCAATGGCCGGGGTTTTCCGGTCCTCCCCGCAGCGGGAATCATCGGGAACGTTTGATAGACCAGCCAAATGTCCGCCAACTTCGAACGGGGATTTTCGGTCCCATGGCTGGTGGCACTGGAAGGTTCCGGCCTATGTGAATGACATTTTTATAATGGTCAATAACAAAACACTGTTATCTTGAGCGTATATTTTAATTCAGTAAAAATGTTGCACCCTATTAAAGCAGCTAGCTCTGTAATTTATCTTGATGATTTTGTGCCAGAGGTTTTTAGTGTAAATATTTTCTGTATCAATTTGCTGTTGAATTCAATGATCCTGCCTAAAATAATCACATTTTCTTTCTATGGGTGGTTTAAGGGTAGTAGGACAATTGGCCGAAAGACAATTGGCCGAAAGACAATTAgctgacagacaggacaattggccgaTAGGACAATTAGTCGACAGGGAACCCGCTTAAAATAGTTATACTAAATTACGTACTTCAACAATTGTTATATTTAATTACTGATTTCTAAAATTGTTATACTAAACTATTTATTGTTAGGGTCGTTTTACTAAACTACTTAGGCTATTTGTAAATGAATTCAAAGCCCTTCAGTATCTATCATGGAGTTTGTCAAAACGGAGCGAGGAGGCAAAAAGCTTCTGTTCGAGGGATACGCCTATATTATTGACAAAACCAGGGAATCAAAGACTTATTGGAGATGCGCAAATCGTAATTGTCCGCACACGGGTTTAAGAAGGGCAAAGGGAGACAAGTAACACAAAGAAGACGTTTATTTATAGGTtaatggtgagaccacatctggaggattggatccagttttggtctccttatttgaggaaggatgtagtggcattggaggcagttcagaggagattcatcagattgattccggggaagAAAgagttgatgtatgaggagggattgaacagtttgggcttatacccacgggagtttagaagaatgagaggggatttgatcgaggtatataaaatactaaaaggaattgataaaataaacatagaccaaatgtttccccttgtaggcaatctagaacgagaggtcacagataaagGTTGAGAAGTAgtacatttaaaactgagatgaggaggaactgcttctcgcatggtggtgaatttgtggaactcgctaccccaTAGTGAGTTGGAGTATGAATCATTCAATGATTTcaagaggagatagatatatttctgattttaagaaaacaggttaaagggatatggggaacaggtagggaggtggatttaagaccagacaaagatcagctgtgatctgattgaatggcggagcaggctcaaagggctgaattgcctacctctgctcctaattcctaggtTCCTATTTATAATACATACTATTTACAAAGGGTCCCGGTTAGATTTCACCGGGTCTTCTCTCTGGGTCAGTCTATTCCTATCTGACCGaccttatcatagaatcagagaatttacagtgcagacgttggccattcagctcatcgagtctgcatcgtccCTTAGAAAGAGctccttacttaagcccatgcctccaccctttcctcataaccatgtaaccccacctaacctttcggacactaagaggcaatttagcacggccaacccacctaacctgcacatttttggactgtgggaagaaacccacgcggacatggggagaacatgcaaactccacacagtcacccgagccacgaggaacttcttcacccaaagggttgtgaatctatggaattccttgcccagtgaagcagttgaggctccttcattacatgtttttaaggtaaagatagatagttttttgaagaataaagggattaagggttatggtgttcgggccggaaagtggagctgagtccacaaaagatcagccatgatctaattgaatggcggagcaggctcgaggggccagatggcctactcctgctcctagttcttatgttcttatgttcttactaaaatgaggtgaccagaactgtacacagtactccaaatgtggccttaccaaggttttgtacagctgcattatcacctcacggctcttaaattcaatccctctgctaatgaacggtagcacatcataggccttcttcacagctctatccacttgaatggcaactttcaaagatctatgaacatagaccccaagatctctctgctcctctacattgccaacaacctgttgctaagtgtgcttttacttaattgctctgttttaataacctttgctctagagtcgccaggtatctttctgataccaccacgaggttcaaagccaagtgctgatcaataactcaatacaccagttagtaagtttcaaatcaaaacacatttattatacacacagtcaatcactactcatgcataaaactctacttactagactatcactacaactaaaggcctatacttagctttcaaatggctcatcaggtcagaggaacaatggcctttgtccagtTCTGAGTGCaggtttcaagctggtatggaatagtagctaggagcgtctatctcgtagcgtgcgttgactggagacttacttggttggtgcagctgctaggcaggtctctccttgctgagactcacggtcaagagttcttcgaGAACTGCCAAGagctgttaggcaggtctctcctcactgagagccaaggccaagagagcgaactgaatttggggactctactttatagtccccaggggtttcgtgcccttgtgggcggaccccggacttggtcccaattaattggaccatgtcccaatcgtttctatcgatttctccaatactggagctgttccctgatcgttgggcgggccctatgtgtccgttggcctgcctttgtcctggctcccgctggcgccggggagtctggtttggtcccgatcgcttcaatgtttctaattgtttctggggattgctcattagtatgtagatggttgctggtttcggttctgtctgggttctgcaagtcttaatacacaggaaaccttgcacctgcttgttttcctgtgcctgaccatttttccctgtgttctttgcgggcctccattttggaatcgggaagtggccaccccaggtggctacaccccctccttgtgatcctcaatgcgaagcgtgaaggatcacattactgcggtgtcttcattccctgacccagtgaGCACTCTTCCTTGGCCTCTACACTGACCATAACTATGCAATTAAATTTTTAACTAAGGGGCGCTATGCCATgaaggacatgcattacaaaacaaaaaaaactggaacctctaactatcctcaataaactactctcacttaAATCATTCAAACATACTAGCTTTCTAACAGTACAAAAATAGCAGAATACAAATTttcctctggtttggcagtcaaacacagagtttTACAATCTCTTAGTCACAAatgaacacatttctttatttacagatgAAGACGCACAAACAAACAAAGTTCTTTATTTAGGTCAAGGGGTTcaggggcctggtggaaaccgaaaataggggctcttatcctgtataccggggtgcgagagcggtaggctctccttcgccatttcttcatgcggatagtctgcacgatgctgcagagtTATTGCCAATGCTACAAGTGCTTCGACAACATATGAAAGGGAGTACCatgtgataaacttatcacaccatgTCGAGGTACTGTTAATTGTTACTGGGCTGTGTGTActatgggggagtgaatcattgacggccgGTGGGGTGCGGGTGAAGGGGTTCACGTTCGCGCGCAACCAAATACATAATGTCCAGAAAAGAAAGATGGAGGTCGACctcatcttctcttctcttctctttttgTCTTGTCCTGGAGCTCCTGGAATCCTGTGGATACaaacataatatctgttattatcttgtttaagatctCGTGCGTTAATATGTCTGTCCTTTAGTGCCGatttccctttataattggtcaccatctgtgactccctcatttaaaaaagaaacgaATTTCAGGACAAGACACACTTAAAAATACTGAagcagtgcgagccgtctcgcagcctgtgcgatttaccatccctgTTTGAGGACctttgcgggcctccattttggaatcgggaagtggccaccccaggtgggtacaaaccctaccgttaaccctgtattccgcattcatatttgtccttccaaaatggacaacctcacacttgtcagggttaaactccatctgccacttctcagcccagctctgcatcctatcaatgtctctttgcagctgacaccagccctcctcactatccacaactccaccaatcttcgtatcatctgcaaatttactgacccacccttcaactccctcatccaagtcattaatgaaaatcacaaacagcagaggacccagaactgatccctgcagtacgccactggtaattgggctccaggctgaatttttgccatccaccaccactctctgacttctatcggttagccagttggttatccaactggccaaatttcccactatcccatgcctccttactttctgcataagcctaccgtggggaaccttatcaaatgcattactaaaatccatgtacactacatccactgctttaccttcatccacatgcttggtcacctcctcaaagaagtcaataagacttgtaaggcaagacctatccctcacaaatccgtgctgactatccctaatcaagcagtgtctttccagatgctcagaaatcctatccctcagtaccctttccattcctttgcctaccaccgaagtaagactaactggcctgtaattcccagggttatccctattcccttctttgaacaggggcacgacattcgccactctccaatcccctggtaccacccctgttgacagtgaggacgaaaagataattgccaacggttctgcaatttcatctcatgcttcccatagaatccttggatatatcccgtcaggcccgagggacttgtctatcctcaagtttttcaaaacgcccaacacatcttccttcctaacaagtatctcctcgagcttaccagtctgtttcacactgtcctctccaacaatatggcccctctcgtttgtaaatactgaagaaaagtactcgttcaagacctctcctatctcttcagactcaatacacaatctcccgctactgtccttgatcggacctaccctcgctctagtcattctcatatttctcacatatgtgtaaaaggccttggggttttccttgatctaacccgccaaatatttttcatgccctctcttagctctcctaatccttttcttcagttccctcctggctatcttgtatccctccagcgcctgtctgaaccttgtttcctcagccttacataggtctccttcttcctctaaacaagacattcaacctctcttgtcaaccatggttccctcactcgatcatctcttctctgcctgacagggacatacatatcaaggacacgtagtacctgttccttgaacaagttccacatttcacttgtgtccttccctgacagcctatgttcccaacttacgcacttcaattcttgtctgacagcattgtatttacccttcccccaattcccccttgccttgttgcacgcacctatccctctccattactaaagtgaaagtcggACTtacggttgcggctatgcggagctaagccgcacgttcggcagctcccgctttaagaggacttgtgggctcttttaagggccccaaacagcgctgattcgacgattcccggtggataaaggggtctggagcaaaaccccccgggatttatggttcggactcgaagtggggcgaggagaaaaacggcagcagctcccctggaaaagcgggggaaggtggacaaaatggcggccgttgagcccctgaggagtggaggcagtgggctgaggagcagcaggcggcccttctgcgctatttcacggagctgaaaggggagttgttggaatccctgaaggtgacgacgagtaagctgctggagacccagacaacccagggtgcagcgatacttgagttgcagcagcaggcctctgagcgcgaggaggaggtttcggccctcgtggggaaggtggagatacacaagGCGCtttataaaaagtggcaagatcggttcgaggagattgAGCTCCGGTcatggaggaagaacctgcggatcctgggcctcgaggaggggctggaggggtcagacctgccggcctatgtggccgtgatgttgaactcgctggtgggggcaggatccttccatctgcccctggagctggagggggccctcagagtaatggccaggcggcctaaggcgaatgaacccccgcgggcggtgctggtgcggttccatcggttcagtgaccgggagtgtgttctccgatgggccaagaaggtgaggagtagtaagtgggagaattcggtagtgcgtatctaccaggactggaatgcggaggtggccaagcggagagccgggtttaaccggacgaaggcggtgctccacggaaagcaggtgaatTTCGGCATGTTGCTGCCTGCgcgtcacctacaaggaccggcatcactactttgagtccccggaggaagcgtgggcctttgtgcaggctgaaaagctggacttgaactagagattgggggctgtgggagtttttctatttctgtctcattgtttatgctgtagctggttattctgtttgtttctgttttttctctcgctttcggacgatgggggttatggttttgtgttctaaggggggtactggggtttgtggttgagctgtgtctttgtttgtacggagttggtggttgtgttgggactgcggtttgggagctgcgttgggggggtggggcaatgtgaaagcgcgggcttttctctggtttcccgcgctgcgggatgagggggtggagctgatggcgaggggcgtggttattagaccgggtttcctgcGCCGAaacggtgcccaggagctgatgcaggggaggaggggggacctcatatcgggaggggtcggagttagagcgggagctgccggggtcagcagaagtcagctggctcacgggagtacagtggagggagagtcgcggctaggaaaggtcctagcctgggggggggggggggggggaatactgggttgctgctggattggcaagggaggagttggtgcgggtcgggggggtcggggtgaggttctatcgccgtgggaaacgggccgatggccaggggcgagcagtcaatgggtgatagccaggggcgagcagtcgatgggttatggctagtcgatgggggaggggggcggggtgccccctgatccggctgattacgtggaacgtgagggggttgaatgggccggttaagtggGCCCGGGTGCtttcgcatctgaagggactgaaggcggacgtggccatgctccaggagacccacctgaaggtggcggaccaggtccgtctgaggaaggggtgggtggggcaggatttccactcagggctcgactcgaagaaccggggggtggcgatcctggtagggaagagggtggcgtttgaggcgtctgaggttgtggctgatagtggcggcagatatgtgatggtgagcggtaagctgcagggggagaggatggtgttggttaatgtgtacgccccaaattgggatgatgctggtttaatgaggcgtatgttgggccgcattcctggtctggaggtggggggtttgatcatggggggacttcaatacggtgctggatcccctactggattgttctagttcaaggacaggcaggaggacagcggcggccaaggtattgaaggggtttatggaccagatgggaggagtggatccctggaggttcgggaggccgagggttcgggagtactcctttttctcccatgtgcacagggtttattcccgcattgatttctttgttttgagcaggggactggtcccgagggtggaggaggccgaatattcggctattgcgatttcggaccatgctccgcattgggtggatctggagatgggggatgtgcgggaccagcgcccgctttgacatctggatgtgggggtgttggctgatgaggaggtgtgtaggagggttcggggatgtatcgacaggtacctcgaggtcaatgatactggggaggtccaggtggggatggtgtgggaggctctgaaggcagtgattaggggggagctgatctccatccgagcccatagggagaggggggagaggagggagagggagagactggtggaggagctgttgagtgtggataggaggtacgcggaggccccggaggagggattgctgggggaatggcgtagcttgcaggccaagtttgatttattgaccaccagaaaggcggagacacagtggaggaaggcgcagggagcggtctatgagtatggagagaaggcgagcaggatgctggtgcaccagctgcgtaagcgggatgcggctagagagattggtggagtgaaggatagagatgggaatgtggtgcggcgggggcagaggtcaatgaggtctttagggacttctatagggaactgtaccagtcggagccgccgaggtgggagggggaatggagaattttttggacaggctccgatttccaagggtgcaggaggagcaggtggagggactgggggcgccgatcgagttggaggagctggtcagtgggattggccacatgcagtcggggaaggcgccgggactggatgggttcccggttgaattttataagaaatattcggacctgctgggccccctgttggtcaggacctttaacgaggcatgggaggggggtgttctgcccacgacgatgtctcgggcgctgatctccctgatcctgaagcgtgataaggaccccttgcagtgtggatcatacaggccgatttcactgctgaatgtagacgccaaattgctggcgaagatcttggccactagaatagaggactgggtgccgggggtggtacatgaagatcagacgggttttgtgaaggggaggcagctgaacactaacgtgcgaaggctgctaaatgtgataatgatgccggcagcagaaggagaggcggatattgtggtggcattggatgcggagaaggcctttgacagggttgagtgggggtacttgtgggaggtgttggagaggttcgggtttggggtggggtttattaaatgggtgaggttgctgtacgaggaggtggaggggtttgatgcgaggtggggaggagcaccgagtgtcgctgtatgcggacgacttgctgttttATGTAGCAGACCTggtgggggaatgctggaggtgatggagattcttgctgagttcgggagcttctcgggatataaattgaacctgggcaagattgagctgtttgttgtacacccgggagatcaggaggaggggattggtaggctcccgctaaagagggcagtgaggagttttaggtacctgggggttcaggtggctaggagctgggggactttgca comes from Scyliorhinus canicula chromosome 1, sScyCan1.1, whole genome shotgun sequence and encodes:
- the LOC119977245 gene encoding testis-expressed protein 26-like is translated as MQHVKRHKEGRPTKTRSRKLPDCPVVATPLNPYETVYQHDYISKTSWKPELFRDGAWYEHARNNPQPDEIFMVHHVNRKEIQRVPTPLMYWTKHPTENEVRKILGADFCTEYQEMFSAGNKRVSKPVLPRRVEQKKVIPHPLITEFRDQYRLPCLHKTLMMSTARNGSNDTRDIPPKGIVPAVTYAHIKNQENRQKLTTYEESYGDTHNDLVSFLKSMDIEAIQRELQNSDPKERKALRRFLASVTAGCLTRPIKPKTC